The following are encoded in a window of Bradyrhizobium guangdongense genomic DNA:
- a CDS encoding DUF1330 domain-containing protein → MGHIDPTKEIFAQFRENDRPGPIHMLNLVRLRKEAAYPDGRKASGAEAYAAYGRESGPVFERLGGRIIWQGRFELMLIGPQDERWDHCFIAEYPDVAAFVEMIRDPVYREAVKHRQAAVEDSRLIRHAVLPVGKNFGEVPK, encoded by the coding sequence ATGGGCCACATCGATCCGACCAAGGAGATCTTCGCGCAATTCCGGGAGAACGATCGCCCGGGTCCGATTCACATGCTCAATCTGGTGCGCTTGCGAAAGGAGGCGGCCTATCCCGACGGCCGCAAGGCCAGCGGCGCCGAAGCCTATGCGGCCTACGGTCGCGAGAGCGGGCCGGTGTTCGAGCGCCTCGGCGGCCGCATCATCTGGCAGGGCCGGTTCGAGCTGATGCTGATCGGTCCGCAGGACGAGCGCTGGGACCACTGCTTCATCGCCGAATATCCTGATGTCGCCGCCTTCGTCGAGATGATCCGCGATCCCGTCTATCGCGAGGCGGTGAAGCATCGCCAGGCCGCGGTGGAGGATTCCCGCCTGATCCGCCACGCGGTGCTGCCGGTGGGCAAGAATTTCGGCGAGGTGCCGAAATAG
- a CDS encoding OsmC family protein produces MDAAELRQMQAPIKERYKTDPKAALITLKAKGSTDSEGIACKVETGRAIAMAGLHPGTGGSGLELCSGDMLLEALVACAGVTLKSVATAIEVPLRSGNVYAEGDLDFRGTLGIDKETPVGFAEIRLRFEVDTDAPQDKLDLLLKLTERYCVVYQTIKNGPKVSVSMQRM; encoded by the coding sequence ATGGATGCCGCAGAGCTGCGCCAGATGCAGGCCCCGATCAAGGAGCGCTACAAGACCGATCCAAAGGCCGCGCTGATCACGCTGAAGGCCAAGGGCTCGACCGACAGTGAAGGCATCGCCTGCAAGGTCGAGACCGGCCGGGCCATCGCGATGGCCGGGCTGCATCCCGGGACCGGTGGCTCCGGTCTCGAACTCTGCTCCGGCGACATGCTGCTCGAGGCGCTGGTCGCCTGCGCCGGCGTCACGCTGAAATCGGTCGCGACAGCGATCGAGGTGCCGCTCAGAAGCGGCAACGTCTACGCCGAGGGCGATCTCGATTTCCGCGGCACACTCGGCATCGACAAGGAAACCCCAGTCGGCTTCGCCGAGATACGCCTCCGCTTCGAGGTCGATACCGACGCACCGCAGGACAAGCTCGACCTCCTGCTCAAGCTCACCGAACGCTATTGCGTGGTCTACCAGACCATCAAGAACGGCCCGAAGGTTTCGGTGTCCATGCAAAGGATGTGA
- a CDS encoding ABC transporter substrate-binding protein: MTNRRAFLAATTALAVTFSAGQALAQKKYDTGASDTEIKIGQTVPFSGPYSVYANIGKTQAAYFKMINDQGGINGRKINLIQYDDAYSPPKTVEQVRKLVEGDEVLFTFQLIGTAANAAVQKYLNGKKVPQLLASTGAERFNDPKNYPWSMAYNPNYVSEGRIYAKYILKEHPNAKIGVLYQNDDMGRDYLAGLKSGLGDKAANMIVGEVSYEVTDPTVDSQVVKLKSMGVDVFFDASTPKFAAQAIKKLADLGWTPVHILDINASPISATLKPAGLDISKGIISTQYGKEPGDPQWKDDPGVKAFFAFMDKYFPEGDKLNTVNTYAYSVAELLVQVLKQCGDDLTRENVMKQAASIKNFTPSLALPGIKINTGADDYRVNKQMQMMKFNGERWELFGPIIEGSSPAG, encoded by the coding sequence ATGACCAATCGCAGAGCCTTCCTAGCTGCCACGACGGCGCTCGCCGTCACCTTCTCCGCCGGCCAGGCCCTCGCACAGAAGAAATACGACACAGGTGCGAGCGACACCGAGATCAAGATCGGCCAGACCGTGCCGTTCTCCGGCCCCTATTCGGTCTACGCCAACATCGGCAAGACCCAGGCCGCCTATTTCAAGATGATCAACGACCAGGGCGGCATCAACGGCCGCAAGATCAACCTGATCCAGTATGACGACGCGTATTCGCCGCCGAAGACGGTCGAGCAGGTGCGCAAGCTGGTCGAAGGCGATGAGGTCCTCTTCACCTTCCAGCTGATCGGCACGGCCGCGAACGCCGCCGTGCAAAAATATCTCAACGGCAAGAAGGTGCCGCAGCTGCTCGCCTCGACCGGTGCCGAGCGCTTCAACGATCCGAAGAACTATCCCTGGAGCATGGCGTACAATCCCAACTACGTATCCGAGGGACGGATCTACGCGAAGTACATTCTCAAGGAGCATCCGAACGCCAAGATCGGCGTGCTCTACCAGAACGACGACATGGGCCGCGACTATCTCGCCGGCCTCAAGAGCGGCCTCGGCGACAAGGCCGCCAACATGATCGTCGGCGAGGTGTCCTACGAGGTCACCGATCCGACAGTGGATTCACAGGTGGTCAAGCTGAAGTCGATGGGTGTCGACGTGTTCTTCGATGCCTCGACGCCGAAATTCGCGGCACAGGCGATCAAGAAGCTCGCCGACCTCGGCTGGACGCCGGTGCACATCCTCGACATCAATGCGAGCCCGATCTCGGCCACGCTGAAGCCGGCCGGCCTCGACATTTCCAAGGGCATCATCTCGACCCAGTATGGCAAGGAGCCCGGCGACCCGCAGTGGAAGGACGATCCCGGCGTAAAGGCATTCTTCGCGTTCATGGACAAATATTTCCCCGAAGGCGACAAGCTCAACACCGTCAACACCTACGCGTATTCGGTGGCGGAGTTGCTGGTTCAGGTGCTGAAACAGTGCGGCGACGACCTGACGCGCGAGAACGTCATGAAGCAGGCCGCCAGCATCAAGAACTTCACTCCCAGCCTGGCGCTGCCTGGCATCAAGATCAACACCGGCGCCGACGACTACCGCGTCAACAAGCAGATGCAGATGATGAAGTTCAACGGCGAGCGCTGGGAACTGTTCGGCCCCATCATCGAGGGCTCGAGCCCGGCGGGTTAG
- a CDS encoding DUF1304 domain-containing protein, with amino-acid sequence MILIANVLVALVAALHTYFLILEMFLWDKPLGLKTFRNTPEKAEITKVLAGNQGLYNGFLAAGLIWGLVHGNPAVAFQIKVFFLLCVVVAGAYGAATVSTRILIVQALPAAVALAALFLA; translated from the coding sequence TTGATTCTCATCGCCAATGTCCTGGTGGCGCTGGTCGCCGCGCTGCACACCTATTTCCTGATCCTGGAAATGTTTCTCTGGGACAAGCCGTTGGGCTTGAAGACATTTCGCAATACGCCTGAAAAGGCCGAGATCACCAAGGTGCTTGCCGGCAATCAGGGTCTCTACAATGGCTTCCTCGCCGCCGGCCTCATCTGGGGTCTGGTGCATGGCAATCCGGCCGTCGCGTTTCAGATCAAGGTGTTCTTCCTGCTCTGCGTGGTCGTGGCCGGTGCGTATGGTGCGGCGACCGTCAGCACGCGCATCCTGATCGTGCAGGCGCTGCCGGCCGCGGTCGCACTGGCCGCCTTGTTCCTGGCCTGA
- a CDS encoding methylated-DNA--[protein]-cysteine S-methyltransferase yields MPARSTRMPERFGLDRLSTPIGIALLVTDVDGALRALDWDDYEHRMRELLRLHHGAVDLIDQAAPTAMKAALSAYFEGDLGQLARIEWRVAGTPFQQKVWMALAKIPAGTTMSYGALAAKIGMPKAIRAVGHANGSNPISVVLPCHRLIGADGSLVKYGGGLERKRWLLRHEGVEV; encoded by the coding sequence ATGCCCGCCCGATCAACCAGGATGCCTGAACGCTTCGGCCTCGATCGGCTGTCGACGCCGATCGGGATCGCGCTGCTCGTCACCGATGTCGACGGTGCGCTGCGCGCGCTCGATTGGGACGACTACGAGCACCGCATGCGCGAGCTCCTGCGCCTGCATCACGGCGCGGTGGATCTGATCGATCAGGCTGCGCCGACGGCGATGAAGGCTGCGCTGTCGGCTTACTTCGAGGGCGATCTCGGCCAGCTCGCGCGTATCGAATGGCGCGTTGCCGGAACGCCGTTCCAGCAAAAGGTCTGGATGGCGCTGGCGAAGATTCCGGCCGGCACCACGATGAGCTACGGCGCGCTCGCCGCAAAGATCGGGATGCCCAAGGCTATCAGGGCGGTCGGCCACGCCAACGGCTCGAACCCGATCAGCGTGGTGTTGCCGTGCCATCGCCTGATCGGCGCGGATGGCTCGCTGGTGAAGTACGGTGGTGGGCTGGAGCGCAAGCGCTGGCTGCTCAGGCACGAGGGCGTGGAGGTTTAG
- a CDS encoding [protein-PII] uridylyltransferase: MDTVATEHKPEVDDRFDTARITAAVDALAEKHQGREDAFRTAMAQLLKTELIAARAAAQAILLKDRHGRRCAERLCHVQDEIIRILYSAATRHLYRSPIPSGAERMAVVATGGYGRGLMAPESDIDLLFILPYKQTAWGEQVAEAILYCLWDMGLKVGHATRSVDESIRQARGDMTIRTAILETRFLTGDKPLYDELVERFDKEVVQGTASEFVTAKLAEREERHRRGGQSRYLVEPNVKDGKGALRDLHTLFWIAKYVYRVRDTDELVERGVFDAQEYRSFRRCADFLWSVRCNLHFYCNRAEERLSFDLQREIAVRLGYTSHPGMQDVERFMKHYFLVAKEVGNLTAILCAKLEDQQAKPAPVLSRVMARLRPTAAKRRVPESDDFIVDNNRINVAAPDVFKHDPVNLIRIFRLAQKNNLAFHPDAMRDVTRSLGLINAQMRENPEANRLFMEILTSDNAEIVLRRMNETGVLGHFIRAFGKIVSMMQFNMYHHYTVDEHLIRCVGFLQDIERGGIEEFALASDLMRKIRPEHRAVIYITTLLHDIAKGRPEDHSIAGAKVARRLCPRLGFSAADTELVAWLIEEHLTMSTVAQSRDLSDRKTIENFAAVVQSVEQMKLLTILTTADIRGVGPGVWNGWKAQLLRSLYYETEPVLTGGFSEVDRGKRLTAAYAEFRNAFAEWPPDELDAYIGRHYPAYWLKVELPRKIRHARFVRSSEQAGHKLAINVGFDEVRGVTELTIFAADHPWLLSIIAGACASAGANIVDAQIYTTTDGRALDTISISREYDRDEDEGRRATRIGEMIEDVLEGKLRLPEVVARRTVRSKAKPFVIEPEVTINNQWSDRYTVIEVSGLDRPGLLYELTTAISKLNLNIASAHVATFGERARDVFYVTDLLGAQINAPTRQAAIKSALTHVMAGDKAVQPAA; this comes from the coding sequence ATGGACACCGTTGCGACTGAGCACAAACCAGAGGTGGATGATCGCTTCGACACTGCGCGGATCACCGCCGCGGTCGATGCGCTTGCCGAAAAGCATCAGGGACGCGAGGACGCGTTCCGCACCGCCATGGCGCAATTGCTCAAGACCGAGCTGATCGCGGCGCGCGCCGCGGCCCAGGCGATCCTGCTCAAGGACCGCCACGGCCGCCGCTGTGCCGAGCGGCTGTGCCACGTCCAGGACGAGATCATCCGCATCCTCTATTCGGCCGCGACCCGTCATCTCTACCGCTCCCCGATCCCGAGTGGCGCCGAGCGCATGGCGGTGGTGGCGACCGGCGGCTATGGCCGCGGCCTGATGGCCCCGGAGTCCGACATCGATCTCCTGTTCATCCTGCCCTACAAGCAGACCGCCTGGGGCGAGCAGGTCGCCGAGGCCATTCTCTACTGCCTCTGGGACATGGGCCTGAAGGTCGGCCACGCCACCCGCTCGGTCGATGAATCGATCCGCCAGGCGCGCGGCGACATGACCATCCGCACCGCCATCCTGGAGACACGCTTCCTCACCGGCGACAAGCCGCTCTATGACGAGCTGGTCGAGCGCTTCGACAAGGAGGTGGTGCAGGGTACCGCCTCCGAGTTCGTCACGGCCAAGCTCGCCGAACGCGAGGAACGCCACCGCCGCGGCGGGCAGTCGCGCTATCTGGTCGAGCCCAACGTCAAGGACGGCAAGGGCGCGCTGCGCGACCTGCACACGCTGTTCTGGATCGCCAAATACGTCTATCGGGTCCGCGATACCGACGAGCTGGTCGAGCGCGGGGTGTTCGATGCGCAGGAGTACCGCAGCTTCCGGCGCTGCGCCGATTTCCTCTGGTCGGTGCGATGCAATCTGCATTTCTACTGCAATCGCGCCGAAGAGCGTCTCTCCTTCGACCTCCAGCGCGAGATCGCCGTCAGGCTCGGCTATACCTCGCATCCCGGCATGCAGGACGTCGAGCGCTTCATGAAGCACTACTTCCTGGTCGCCAAGGAAGTCGGCAATCTCACAGCGATCCTGTGCGCCAAGCTCGAGGACCAGCAGGCCAAGCCGGCGCCGGTGCTGAGCCGGGTGATGGCACGGCTGCGCCCGACCGCCGCGAAACGGCGCGTCCCCGAGAGCGACGACTTCATCGTCGACAACAACCGCATCAACGTCGCCGCGCCCGACGTCTTCAAGCACGATCCGGTCAATCTGATCCGCATCTTCCGCCTGGCGCAGAAGAACAATCTCGCCTTCCATCCGGATGCGATGCGCGACGTGACGCGCTCGCTCGGCCTGATCAACGCGCAGATGCGCGAAAATCCAGAGGCCAACCGGCTGTTCATGGAGATCCTGACCTCCGACAATGCCGAGATCGTGCTGCGGCGGATGAACGAGACCGGCGTGCTCGGCCATTTCATCCGCGCTTTCGGCAAGATCGTCTCGATGATGCAGTTCAACATGTATCATCACTACACCGTCGACGAGCACCTGATCCGCTGCGTCGGCTTCCTCCAGGACATCGAGCGCGGCGGCATCGAGGAGTTCGCGCTCGCCAGCGACCTGATGCGCAAGATCCGGCCCGAACATCGCGCGGTGATCTACATCACGACGCTGCTGCACGACATCGCCAAGGGGCGGCCGGAGGATCACTCGATCGCAGGCGCCAAGGTCGCGCGACGGCTCTGTCCGCGGCTCGGCTTCAGCGCGGCGGATACCGAGCTCGTGGCCTGGCTGATCGAGGAGCATCTGACGATGTCGACGGTCGCGCAATCGCGCGATCTCTCGGACCGCAAGACCATCGAGAATTTTGCCGCCGTAGTGCAGTCGGTCGAGCAGATGAAGCTGCTGACAATCCTGACCACCGCCGACATCCGCGGCGTCGGCCCGGGCGTGTGGAACGGCTGGAAAGCGCAGCTCCTGCGCTCGCTCTATTATGAGACCGAGCCGGTGCTGACCGGCGGCTTCTCGGAGGTCGACCGGGGAAAACGTCTCACCGCCGCCTACGCCGAATTCCGCAATGCTTTCGCCGAGTGGCCGCCGGACGAGCTCGATGCCTATATCGGCCGGCACTACCCGGCCTACTGGCTCAAGGTCGAGCTGCCGCGAAAGATCCGCCACGCCCGCTTCGTGCGGTCGAGCGAACAGGCCGGCCACAAGCTCGCGATCAATGTCGGATTCGACGAGGTGCGCGGCGTCACCGAGCTGACGATCTTCGCCGCCGACCATCCCTGGCTGCTGTCGATCATCGCGGGTGCCTGCGCTTCGGCGGGCGCCAACATCGTCGACGCCCAGATCTACACCACGACCGACGGGCGCGCGCTGGATACGATCTCGATCTCGCGAGAATACGACCGCGACGAGGACGAGGGAAGGCGCGCCACCCGCATCGGCGAGATGATCGAGGACGTGCTGGAAGGCAAGCTGCGCCTGCCCGAAGTGGTGGCGCGTCGCACGGTGCGCAGCAAGGCAAAGCCGTTCGTGATCGAGCCGGAAGTGACCATCAACAACCAATGGTCCGATCGCTACACCGTGATCGAGGTCTCCGGCCTCGACCGCCCCGGCCTGCTCTACGAGCTGACCACGGCGATCTCCAAGCTCAACCTCAACATCGCTTCGGCCCATGTCGCGACCTTCGGCGAGCGCGCCCGCGACGTGTTCTACGTCACCGATTTGCTCGGCGCGCAGATCAACGCCCCGACCCGTCAGGCTGCGATCAAGAGCGCGCTGACGCATGTGATGGCCGGCGACAAGGCGGTCCAGCCGGCGGCGTAG